A stretch of the Chitiniphilus purpureus genome encodes the following:
- a CDS encoding LiaF transmembrane domain-containing protein, which translates to MRNTLLPVVLIVVGAGWLANSLDIAPAVSWIVVFGLVCAGVAVLLIEGCNKRTVISGPLLILTGVAIFANQQYRLPWSVLLPALMMALGLLLLLARLDAVPPAPGPTPLRLPGQDDDPA; encoded by the coding sequence ATGCGCAACACCTTGCTTCCCGTCGTACTGATCGTGGTCGGCGCCGGCTGGCTGGCCAACAGCCTGGACATCGCGCCGGCGGTGAGCTGGATCGTGGTGTTCGGCCTCGTCTGCGCCGGCGTGGCGGTGCTGCTGATCGAAGGCTGCAACAAGCGCACCGTGATCAGCGGTCCGCTCCTGATCCTGACCGGGGTGGCGATATTCGCCAACCAGCAGTACCGCCTGCCCTGGAGCGTGTTGCTGCCCGCACTGATGATGGCGCTGGGATTGCTGCTGCTGCTGGCACGGCTCGACGCCGTACCGCCCGCGCCCGGTCCGACACCCTTGCGCCTGCCCGGCCAGGACGACGACCCGGCATGA
- a CDS encoding site-2 protease family protein has product MELTLIQQIAIWALPVLAAITLHEAAHAYAARHFGDPTAYLQGRMTLNPLKHIDPVGTVLVPLLCLLLPGSLLFGWARPVPVNFAALRDPCRNGRWVAAAGPLSNLVMAVGWMLLLRFALMLDGHYFQVPLQLMAQAGVLINVALMVLNLLPIPPLDGGRILLLSLPPRHAMWLARIEPYGIIVLVLLLATGLLGGIMHPLLELVYGMLSWLA; this is encoded by the coding sequence ATGGAACTCACTCTGATCCAGCAGATCGCCATCTGGGCGTTGCCGGTATTGGCCGCGATCACGCTGCATGAAGCCGCGCATGCCTATGCCGCCCGGCACTTCGGCGATCCGACCGCCTACCTGCAGGGGCGGATGACGCTCAACCCGCTCAAGCACATCGATCCAGTGGGCACCGTGCTGGTCCCGCTGCTGTGCCTGCTGCTGCCGGGCAGTCTGCTGTTCGGCTGGGCCAGGCCCGTACCGGTCAATTTCGCCGCGTTGCGCGATCCGTGCCGCAACGGACGCTGGGTCGCCGCGGCCGGCCCGCTCTCCAATCTGGTGATGGCGGTGGGCTGGATGCTGCTGCTCAGGTTCGCCCTGATGCTGGATGGCCACTATTTCCAGGTGCCGCTGCAATTGATGGCGCAGGCCGGCGTGCTGATCAACGTGGCACTGATGGTGTTGAACCTGTTGCCGATCCCGCCATTGGACGGCGGACGCATCCTGCTTTTGAGCCTGCCGCCGCGCCACGCGATGTGGCTGGCGCGCATCGAGCCCTACGGCATCATCGTGCTGGTGCTGCTCTTGGCAACCGGGTTGCTGGGGGGCATCATGCACCCGTTGCTTGAACTGGTTTACGGCATGCTCAGCTGGCTTGCCTGA
- the scpB gene encoding SMC-Scp complex subunit ScpB — MSDAGDGLDDAERAHLCKVLETALLVASEPMPLSRLKQLFPVPPSAAQLNALLETVQRNWAGRGVELVRLASGWRFRARLEMQPYLERLNPDKPPRYSRAVLETLAIIAYRQPVTRGEIEEIRGVAVSSAIVQTLKERGWIDVVGHKEVPGRPELLATTPAFLDDLGLAALSDLPPLAELGTLVLPDMQH, encoded by the coding sequence ATGAGCGACGCAGGCGACGGGCTGGACGACGCCGAGCGCGCCCATCTGTGCAAGGTGCTCGAAACCGCGCTGCTGGTGGCGAGCGAACCCATGCCGCTCTCGCGGCTCAAGCAACTGTTCCCTGTGCCGCCCAGCGCCGCGCAGCTGAATGCGCTGCTTGAAACCGTGCAACGCAACTGGGCCGGGCGCGGGGTGGAGCTGGTGCGGCTGGCCTCGGGCTGGCGCTTCCGGGCACGGCTGGAGATGCAGCCCTACCTGGAGCGGCTCAATCCGGACAAGCCGCCGCGCTACTCGCGTGCGGTGCTCGAGACCCTGGCCATCATCGCCTATCGGCAACCGGTGACGCGTGGCGAGATCGAGGAGATCCGCGGCGTCGCGGTGTCGAGCGCCATTGTGCAGACGCTCAAGGAGCGCGGGTGGATCGACGTGGTCGGGCACAAGGAGGTGCCGGGCCGGCCCGAGCTGCTGGCCACCACCCCGGCATTCCTGGACGATCTGGGCCTGGCCGCGTTGAGCGACCTGCCGCCGTTGGCCGAGCTGGGCACGCTGGTGCTGCCCGACATGCAGCACTAG
- the recJ gene encoding single-stranded-DNA-specific exonuclease RecJ: MPLIRTRTVSESCHGLLLAAGLSALEARLYAARGIAHPTELEHELARLLPFTALKGAGDAAVRLADAIARRERILVVADYDADGATACATAVKGLGLLGAVVDFVVPNRFEYGYGLTPEIVALAAQQSPDLIVTVDNGIASVAGVAAAQARGIEVLVTDHHLPGDVLPDCLIVNPNQPGCTFPSKHLAGVGVMFYVLMALRAELRARGAFASAPEPNLAQLLDYVALGTVADVVRLDTNNRILVEQGLKRMRAGRASPGVLALFAAAARNPAKASCFDLGFTLGPRLNAAGRLDDMSLGIACLLAGDEAAAMPLARELDQMNRARREIESGMREEAEGVLANMAIEAQHSISLFRPDWHQGVIGIVASRVKDRFHRPTLVFAQASETEIKGSGRSIPGLHLRDALDLVSKRHPDLILKFGGHAMAAGLSLRAPDFARFAAAFEAVCRELMPPEALTRVIETDGVPEADDYAMDVAERLERQVWGQGFPAPRFHDEFRVLEQRVVGERHLKLRLRNRHGLIVEAMRFSYADPLPASVSAVFTLSVNEFRGERMLQLMIEHCE, from the coding sequence ATGCCGTTGATCCGTACCCGTACCGTGTCCGAATCCTGTCATGGCCTCTTGCTGGCCGCCGGCCTCTCGGCGCTGGAGGCCAGGCTGTACGCGGCGCGGGGCATTGCCCACCCGACCGAACTCGAACACGAACTGGCCCGTCTCCTGCCCTTCACCGCCCTCAAGGGCGCAGGTGATGCAGCGGTGCGGCTGGCCGATGCCATTGCCCGACGCGAACGCATCCTGGTGGTGGCCGACTACGATGCCGATGGCGCCACTGCCTGCGCCACCGCCGTCAAGGGATTGGGGCTGCTGGGCGCGGTGGTCGACTTCGTGGTGCCCAACCGCTTCGAGTACGGCTATGGCCTGACGCCCGAGATCGTGGCGCTGGCGGCGCAGCAGTCGCCTGATCTGATCGTGACAGTGGACAACGGCATCGCCAGCGTTGCCGGTGTCGCCGCGGCGCAGGCGCGGGGCATCGAGGTGCTGGTGACTGACCATCACCTGCCCGGCGATGTGCTGCCCGACTGCCTGATCGTCAACCCCAACCAGCCGGGCTGCACCTTTCCCAGCAAGCATCTGGCCGGGGTGGGCGTGATGTTCTACGTGCTGATGGCGCTGCGCGCCGAACTGCGCGCGCGCGGCGCATTCGCCAGCGCGCCCGAACCCAACCTGGCCCAGCTGCTGGACTACGTAGCGCTCGGCACCGTGGCCGATGTGGTGCGGCTCGACACCAACAACCGCATCCTGGTCGAGCAGGGCCTCAAACGCATGCGGGCCGGCCGCGCCAGTCCGGGTGTGCTGGCGCTGTTTGCCGCCGCGGCGCGCAATCCGGCCAAGGCCAGCTGCTTCGACCTCGGTTTTACGCTCGGCCCGCGCCTGAATGCCGCCGGGCGGCTGGACGACATGAGCCTGGGCATCGCCTGCCTGCTCGCCGGCGACGAGGCGGCGGCAATGCCGCTGGCACGCGAGCTGGATCAGATGAACCGCGCCCGCCGCGAGATCGAATCGGGCATGCGCGAAGAGGCCGAAGGCGTGCTGGCCAATATGGCGATCGAGGCGCAGCACTCGATCTCGCTGTTCCGTCCGGATTGGCACCAGGGGGTGATCGGCATTGTGGCGAGCCGGGTCAAGGACCGCTTCCACCGCCCCACGCTGGTGTTCGCCCAGGCCAGCGAAACCGAGATCAAGGGCTCGGGCCGCTCGATTCCGGGCTTGCACCTGCGCGATGCGCTCGACCTGGTCTCCAAGCGCCATCCCGACCTGATCCTCAAGTTCGGCGGCCATGCCATGGCAGCCGGGCTGAGCCTGCGCGCGCCTGACTTCGCGCGCTTCGCCGCCGCATTCGAGGCGGTATGCCGCGAGCTGATGCCACCCGAGGCGCTGACCCGGGTGATCGAGACCGACGGTGTGCCTGAGGCGGACGACTACGCGATGGATGTGGCCGAACGGCTGGAGCGGCAGGTGTGGGGCCAGGGGTTTCCGGCCCCGCGCTTTCACGACGAATTCCGGGTGCTGGAGCAGCGTGTGGTCGGCGAGCGGCATCTCAAGCTCAGGCTGCGCAACCGGCATGGCCTCATCGTCGAAGCGATGCGCTTTTCATATGCCGACCCGTTGCCGGCGAGCGTCAGCGCCGTGTTCACGCTCAGCGTCAACGAATTCAGGGGTGAACGGATGCTGCAACTGATGATCGAGCATTGCGAGTAG
- a CDS encoding 3'-5' exonuclease family protein, protein MAKPEIYVSTDVESDGPIPGPHSMLSFGSAAYLADKTLIGTFSANLETLPGATGHPETMAWWAQNQPAWDACRKDCLPPEQAMVDYVAWLKKLPGKPVFVAYPAGFDFMFVYWYLIRFAGESPFSHSALDMKTLAMALLKTDYREATKRNMPREWFDPLPHNHIALDDAIEQGALFCNMLNRRQ, encoded by the coding sequence ATGGCGAAACCAGAAATTTATGTCAGCACGGATGTGGAGTCAGATGGCCCCATCCCCGGCCCCCACTCGATGCTGAGCTTCGGGTCAGCCGCCTACCTTGCTGATAAAACCTTGATCGGGACGTTTTCTGCCAATCTCGAAACGCTGCCGGGAGCAACTGGACATCCTGAAACCATGGCGTGGTGGGCACAGAATCAACCCGCATGGGATGCATGCCGTAAGGATTGCCTGCCACCAGAGCAAGCAATGGTCGACTACGTGGCGTGGCTAAAAAAATTGCCGGGCAAACCAGTCTTCGTGGCTTACCCGGCAGGCTTCGATTTCATGTTCGTCTATTGGTACTTGATCCGCTTCGCGGGCGAAAGTCCGTTCTCGCACTCAGCCTTGGACATGAAGACCCTGGCTATGGCTTTGCTCAAGACAGATTATCGAGAAGCGACTAAACGAAACATGCCAAGAGAATGGTTTGATCCGCTGCCCCACAACCATATCGCACTCGATGATGCAATTGAGCAAGGGGCTTTGTTTTGTAACATGCTAAACAGACGTCAGTAG
- a CDS encoding tryptophan--tRNA ligase has product MFPDRVLSGMRPTGKLHLGHYHGVLKNWVQLQRTYPCLFMVADWHALTTSYDDVSVIEKSVWDMLIDWLAAGVDPEQAIIFIQSRVPEHAELHLLLSMVTPLSWLERVPTYKDQIEKLSHKDLGTYGFLGYPLLQAADILLYRGNLVPVGEDQVPHVEITREIGRRFNHLFGKEPDYQARAEAAIRKMPGKTGKRYAELRTRYQETGDAQALATARALLGEVQNLSQADRERLFGYLEGGGKMILPEAQPLLTEASRMPGLDGNKMSKSYGNTISLREDADTVAKKIRQMPTDPARVRRSDPGDPEKCPVWKLHEVYSDEGTRDWVTAGCKSAGIGCLECKQPVIDGVLAEQTPMFERAQPYLEDPALLRRIVDDGCERARALASETLRDVRAAMGLAYK; this is encoded by the coding sequence ATGTTCCCCGATCGCGTTCTCTCCGGCATGCGCCCGACCGGCAAGCTGCATCTTGGCCACTACCACGGCGTGCTGAAGAACTGGGTGCAGTTGCAACGCACCTATCCGTGCCTGTTCATGGTGGCCGACTGGCATGCGCTGACCACCAGTTACGACGATGTGAGCGTGATCGAGAAAAGCGTGTGGGACATGCTGATCGACTGGCTGGCCGCCGGAGTCGACCCTGAGCAGGCGATCATCTTCATCCAGAGCCGCGTCCCGGAGCATGCCGAACTGCATCTGCTGCTCTCGATGGTCACGCCGCTGTCGTGGCTCGAACGCGTGCCCACCTACAAGGACCAGATCGAAAAGCTCTCGCACAAGGATCTTGGCACCTACGGCTTTCTCGGTTACCCCTTGCTGCAGGCGGCCGACATCCTGCTCTATCGCGGCAATCTCGTGCCGGTGGGCGAGGACCAGGTGCCGCACGTGGAGATCACGCGCGAGATCGGCCGGCGCTTCAACCATCTGTTCGGCAAGGAGCCGGACTACCAGGCACGCGCCGAAGCCGCCATCAGGAAGATGCCGGGCAAGACCGGCAAGCGCTACGCCGAACTGCGCACCCGCTACCAGGAGACGGGCGACGCCCAGGCGCTGGCGACTGCGCGCGCGTTGCTGGGTGAGGTGCAGAACCTGAGCCAGGCCGACCGCGAGCGGCTGTTCGGCTATCTGGAAGGCGGCGGCAAGATGATCCTGCCCGAGGCGCAGCCGTTGCTGACCGAGGCTTCGCGCATGCCGGGCCTGGACGGCAACAAGATGTCCAAGTCCTATGGCAACACCATCAGCCTGCGTGAGGATGCCGACACGGTGGCCAAGAAGATCCGGCAGATGCCGACCGATCCGGCGCGGGTGCGCCGCAGCGATCCGGGCGATCCGGAAAAATGCCCGGTGTGGAAGCTGCATGAGGTGTACTCGGACGAAGGGACGCGTGACTGGGTGACGGCCGGCTGTAAAAGCGCCGGCATCGGCTGTCTGGAGTGCAAGCAGCCGGTGATCGACGGCGTGCTGGCCGAGCAGACGCCGATGTTCGAGCGCGCCCAGCCTTATCTGGAAGACCCGGCGCTGCTGCGCCGCATCGTCGACGATGGCTGCGAACGTGCCCGGGCCCTGGCGAGCGAAACCCTGCGCGACGTGCGCGCCGCCATGGGGCTTGCCTACAAATAA
- a CDS encoding segregation and condensation protein A, with translation MNVLAEAADPIAHLFGEPVTELPQDLYIPPDALRVLLESFEGPLDLLLYLIRRQNIDILDIPMAAVTAQYMQYVDAMQASRLELAAEYLLMAAMLIEIKSRLLLPRPGAAQEDDEADPRAELVRRLLEYEQIKLAAYELDRLPQAGRDFQLVAVLFEKEAVLRLPEVRAADLRTAWLAILARARRQQHHKVQLEALSVREQMSHILRLLAGGRFLPFAALFDTARGVPLLVVTFIAVLELVKEKHIVVSQDEGYAPIYVRLAGVLEAPADAAEHTA, from the coding sequence ATGAATGTTCTCGCCGAGGCCGCCGACCCCATCGCCCACCTGTTCGGCGAGCCGGTCACCGAGCTGCCGCAGGATCTCTATATCCCGCCCGACGCATTGCGCGTGCTGCTCGAATCGTTCGAAGGCCCGTTGGATCTCCTGCTGTATCTGATCCGCCGTCAGAACATCGATATCCTCGATATCCCGATGGCGGCGGTCACCGCGCAATACATGCAGTACGTCGATGCGATGCAGGCATCACGGCTGGAGCTGGCGGCCGAATATCTCTTGATGGCCGCCATGCTGATCGAGATCAAGTCGCGCCTGCTGCTGCCGCGACCCGGTGCCGCGCAGGAGGACGACGAGGCCGACCCGCGTGCCGAGCTGGTGCGCCGACTGCTTGAATACGAGCAGATCAAGCTTGCCGCCTATGAACTGGACCGTCTGCCGCAGGCAGGGCGCGATTTCCAGCTCGTCGCCGTACTGTTCGAAAAGGAGGCGGTGCTGCGGCTGCCCGAGGTCCGCGCCGCGGATCTGCGGACGGCCTGGCTCGCCATCCTGGCACGCGCCCGGCGCCAGCAGCACCACAAGGTGCAGCTGGAGGCGTTGTCGGTGCGCGAGCAGATGAGCCATATCCTGCGCCTGCTGGCCGGCGGACGCTTCCTGCCGTTCGCGGCGCTGTTCGACACCGCGCGCGGTGTGCCGCTGCTGGTGGTCACCTTTATTGCGGTGCTGGAGCTGGTCAAGGAAAAGCACATTGTGGTCAGCCAGGATGAGGGCTACGCACCGATCTACGTGCGTCTGGCCGGAGTGCTGGAGGCGCCCGCCGACGCAGCGGAGCACACGGCATGA
- a CDS encoding gamma-glutamylcyclotransferase family protein, with protein sequence MSGPVPVFVYGTLKRGGWNHRWLNGAPCLGEAVTVECYSLYAHHYPFLVCSEPRYPVRGELYAVDAATLRNLDELEGHPHDYMRQQIAVHGPHGPMQAWAYCHDRPQGTLLAEGVFSEAAGAAGLLCEPVPPADPRRSSSG encoded by the coding sequence ATGAGCGGGCCGGTTCCCGTCTTCGTCTACGGCACGCTCAAGCGCGGTGGCTGGAACCACCGCTGGCTCAACGGCGCGCCGTGCCTGGGCGAGGCAGTTACCGTCGAGTGCTACAGCCTGTATGCGCACCACTATCCATTCCTGGTATGCAGCGAACCGCGCTATCCGGTACGCGGCGAGCTTTACGCGGTGGATGCGGCGACGCTGCGCAACCTGGACGAACTGGAAGGCCACCCGCACGACTATATGCGTCAGCAGATTGCGGTTCACGGCCCGCATGGCCCCATGCAGGCCTGGGCCTATTGCCACGACCGGCCGCAAGGCACGCTGCTGGCCGAAGGGGTGTTCAGCGAGGCGGCCGGCGCCGCTGGACTGCTTTGCGAGCCGGTGCCGCCCGCCGATCCGCGTCGCTCAAGCAGTGGCTGA
- a CDS encoding GNAT family N-acetyltransferase, translating into MLIRAATHADIPQIHAVTAAAFGQVAEADLIEALGDAGHVTLSLVAADDHGEVAGHVLFSPVGIPGVAGLAVGLAPIAVAPEYQRRGLGAALVREGLRQLHGDGVAAVVVLGDPGYYRRFGFTPASRFGLSCPYDVSGDYFMALELSPGALAGANGVVGYAPEFAAL; encoded by the coding sequence ATGCTGATCCGCGCCGCAACGCACGCCGACATACCGCAGATCCACGCCGTCACCGCCGCCGCGTTCGGACAGGTGGCCGAGGCTGATCTGATCGAGGCGCTGGGCGATGCCGGACATGTGACGCTGTCGCTGGTGGCGGCCGACGACCATGGCGAGGTGGCGGGGCATGTGCTGTTCTCGCCGGTCGGGATTCCGGGCGTGGCCGGCCTTGCCGTCGGCCTTGCGCCGATCGCGGTGGCGCCCGAATATCAGCGGCGTGGCCTCGGTGCGGCGCTGGTGCGCGAGGGGCTGCGCCAGCTGCACGGTGATGGGGTTGCCGCGGTGGTCGTGCTGGGCGACCCGGGATACTACCGGCGTTTCGGTTTCACCCCGGCCAGCCGCTTTGGCCTGTCGTGCCCGTACGATGTGTCGGGCGACTACTTCATGGCGCTGGAACTCTCGCCCGGCGCGCTTGCCGGTGCCAACGGCGTGGTCGGCTACGCGCCGGAGTTCGCGGCGCTGTAA
- a CDS encoding chitinase N-terminal domain-containing protein, whose product MIDTRLPALLLAIALPLAHAVLLTPGEAEEAGERACTARRDGMLECVDLPPPAPPPRNDPSIQPLPPIEYPGEQFPPPVTEAPIRPALDPIPDRLAQDRLTIGWDINFGTTAQYWEIWDNGTLRMRSRDFTSRTVAGGSVEDATPVGSSRVVSVQSGVYTLEALDEGRHELLIRLCNTDRAGKPACTDLEAQTWVEEAQMDDGAADPELPTGRPSVPELAWLPQVSTGEPIELAWNVWWGTPGRYWQVLNDGRVQYESTTFTESGAYSQAGRITLAGLPRGVHPLSVRLCNQLQCAQSAVVDVEVLLPPEGEPRPRVTVAPATPDSVLLSWSLPQAQLAGRPQRWQLFDALADEALAEPLGNLRSDVRTCQQTDPATPGVATASYCGETRVPLHAGLAALRVRVCHNDEDCLTSEVVSLRPEATPAPRQPQRTAPAALPAQAASEVPEAQGAIPAPRSAPAPVAPGSTRPPQPRGRFVLPDEVLDSLLDERELSAPQGGKR is encoded by the coding sequence ATGATCGATACCCGCCTGCCGGCCCTGCTGCTGGCGATTGCGTTGCCGCTGGCGCATGCGGTGCTGCTGACGCCCGGCGAGGCCGAAGAGGCCGGCGAGCGGGCCTGCACCGCGCGCCGTGACGGCATGCTCGAATGCGTGGATCTGCCGCCGCCCGCGCCACCGCCGCGCAACGATCCGTCGATCCAGCCGCTGCCGCCGATCGAGTATCCGGGTGAGCAGTTTCCGCCGCCGGTCACCGAAGCGCCGATCCGCCCCGCCCTCGACCCGATCCCCGATCGCCTGGCGCAAGACCGTCTCACCATCGGCTGGGACATCAACTTTGGCACCACCGCGCAGTACTGGGAGATCTGGGACAACGGCACGCTGCGCATGCGCAGCCGCGATTTCACCAGCCGTACCGTGGCCGGCGGCAGCGTCGAGGATGCCACGCCGGTCGGCAGCTCGCGCGTGGTGTCGGTGCAAAGCGGCGTCTACACGTTGGAGGCGCTGGACGAAGGCCGGCACGAGCTGCTGATCCGGCTGTGCAACACCGACCGTGCCGGCAAGCCGGCCTGCACCGACCTGGAGGCGCAGACCTGGGTGGAAGAGGCGCAGATGGATGACGGCGCCGCTGACCCAGAGCTGCCCACCGGCCGGCCCAGTGTGCCGGAACTGGCCTGGCTGCCGCAGGTAAGCACCGGCGAGCCGATCGAGCTTGCCTGGAATGTGTGGTGGGGCACGCCGGGCCGCTATTGGCAGGTGCTGAACGATGGGCGGGTGCAGTACGAATCGACCACCTTCACCGAGTCGGGTGCGTACAGCCAGGCTGGCCGCATCACGCTGGCCGGTCTGCCACGGGGGGTGCACCCACTGTCGGTCAGGCTGTGCAATCAGCTGCAGTGCGCGCAAAGCGCCGTGGTCGATGTGGAAGTGCTGCTGCCCCCCGAAGGCGAACCCAGGCCGCGTGTGACCGTGGCGCCCGCCACACCGGACAGCGTGCTGCTCTCCTGGTCCTTGCCGCAGGCGCAACTGGCAGGTCGGCCGCAGCGCTGGCAGTTGTTTGATGCGCTGGCCGACGAAGCACTGGCCGAACCGCTGGGCAACCTGCGCAGCGATGTACGCACGTGCCAGCAGACCGACCCCGCCACGCCGGGCGTCGCCACCGCAAGCTATTGCGGCGAAACCCGTGTGCCGCTGCATGCCGGCCTTGCCGCGCTGCGGGTACGCGTCTGCCACAACGACGAGGATTGCCTGACCAGCGAGGTCGTATCGCTGCGCCCCGAAGCCACACCAGCGCCGCGGCAGCCCCAGCGGACCGCACCGGCGGCGCTGCCGGCCCAGGCAGCGTCCGAAGTGCCTGAAGCGCAAGGGGCGATCCCTGCCCCGCGCAGTGCGCCCGCGCCGGTGGCGCCTGGGTCAACCAGGCCACCCCAGCCGCGGGGCCGTTTCGTGCTGCCCGATGAAGTGCTTGATTCGCTGCTCGACGAGCGCGAACTTTCCGCGCCGCAGGGCGGCAAGCGATGA
- a CDS encoding pre-toxin TG domain-containing protein: MGDLSTKLPDPPPSPKSRCQKIGQIVMVAVAVVVTAVTYFAASGAIGAAATSSASSAAIAGCAGSVAAAVAGINGGDIAAGALGGAVSAWSTEWIDEQMLLSGASYETRQVTLPYLSQLTSGVAAAVAGVDVTTAGAAGYNQAQYNRMLHSSEIEMLYKIAPNNPEYRARLFKQALRQVDSRWLATDKLWDEEASATLQAYKRSVLDKNGGLVYAPDGMPLVAFVATPTQKQHSEYFAETLSTYKQDYLFAAQTRFGRPLAEINQARRLAGDVAVGLTPVVGQVASLYTLIQGRSALTGEEESRWMAALGLVLPGAAKVVQKVKQANTVRQVANKVGGVAINGSVVGVRGSSVLGHSPRKGTTFGPQSDIDFFVESAKLTQGYSTSKNIPGFVIPKKILPDYPALADWSKTWSSTLKRDVTPGAFVPGTVPNEVAILFKR, from the coding sequence GTGGGCGATCTGAGCACCAAGCTGCCCGACCCGCCGCCATCACCCAAGAGCCGCTGCCAGAAGATAGGGCAGATCGTGATGGTGGCCGTGGCTGTGGTGGTCACCGCGGTGACCTATTTTGCAGCCAGTGGGGCGATCGGGGCTGCAGCGACCTCATCAGCATCGTCAGCCGCCATTGCAGGGTGTGCAGGTTCGGTGGCCGCCGCCGTCGCGGGCATCAACGGCGGTGACATCGCTGCTGGGGCACTGGGCGGCGCGGTCAGCGCCTGGAGTACCGAATGGATTGACGAGCAAATGCTGTTGTCTGGCGCCAGCTACGAAACGCGCCAAGTGACCCTGCCTTACCTGTCACAGTTGACAAGCGGTGTTGCCGCTGCAGTGGCTGGTGTCGATGTCACTACTGCTGGAGCTGCCGGATATAACCAGGCGCAGTACAACCGAATGCTGCACTCAAGTGAAATTGAGATGCTGTACAAGATCGCGCCAAACAACCCAGAATATCGGGCTCGTCTATTCAAGCAGGCGTTAAGACAGGTCGATTCGCGTTGGTTGGCAACCGACAAGCTTTGGGACGAAGAGGCAAGCGCTACGCTGCAAGCATACAAACGCAGCGTGCTCGACAAGAACGGGGGGCTGGTATACGCGCCAGACGGCATGCCTTTGGTCGCTTTTGTGGCAACCCCCACCCAGAAGCAACATTCGGAGTATTTTGCAGAGACCTTAAGTACCTACAAGCAAGACTACTTGTTTGCGGCACAGACCCGGTTTGGGCGGCCATTGGCGGAAATCAATCAAGCGCGTAGGCTGGCTGGGGATGTGGCTGTTGGCTTGACCCCAGTGGTCGGACAGGTTGCTTCGCTATACACGTTGATTCAAGGAAGAAGCGCACTGACCGGTGAAGAGGAATCGCGGTGGATGGCAGCCCTTGGTTTGGTATTGCCAGGTGCGGCCAAGGTAGTGCAGAAGGTTAAGCAGGCGAATACGGTAAGACAGGTTGCAAACAAGGTAGGCGGGGTTGCAATTAATGGCTCTGTTGTAGGGGTGAGAGGTAGTTCAGTCTTAGGGCATAGCCCGAGGAAGGGCACGACCTTCGGCCCGCAAAGCGACATAGATTTTTTTGTTGAAAGCGCGAAGCTGACTCAGGGCTACAGCACTTCAAAGAACATCCCTGGCTTTGTAATTCCCAAGAAAATATTGCCTGACTATCCTGCTTTGGCAGACTGGTCGAAAACGTGGAGCAGCACGTTAAAACGGGATGTGACACCTGGGGCTTTTGTGCCGGGTACTGTTCCTAATGAGGTGGCAATCCTATTCAAGAGATAA
- a CDS encoding L-threonylcarbamoyladenylate synthase, producing the protein MSQFFSIHPENPQQRLIKQAADIIRKGGLVVYPTDSCYALGCCLDNKEALERIRQIRRLDERHHFTLACRDLSQLGTYAKVDNQAFRRLKAATPGSYTFILVATKEVPRRVWHPKKQTVGLRVPDHPVALALLEELGEPLLSSTLLLPDEPYPLTDAWEIRERLEHAVDLVIEGGYCGMEPTTVVDLSGDAPVIIRQGKGEAAVFGL; encoded by the coding sequence ATGTCCCAGTTCTTCTCGATCCATCCCGAAAATCCGCAGCAGCGCCTGATCAAACAGGCGGCCGACATCATCCGCAAGGGCGGTCTGGTGGTCTACCCGACCGATTCCTGCTACGCCCTGGGCTGTTGCCTGGACAACAAGGAGGCGCTCGAACGCATCCGGCAGATCCGCAGGCTCGACGAGCGGCATCACTTCACGCTCGCCTGTCGCGACCTGTCACAGCTGGGCACCTACGCAAAGGTGGACAACCAGGCGTTCCGGCGGCTCAAGGCCGCCACGCCGGGCAGCTACACCTTTATCCTGGTGGCGACCAAGGAGGTGCCGCGCCGGGTATGGCATCCCAAGAAGCAGACCGTCGGCCTGCGCGTGCCCGACCATCCGGTGGCGCTGGCGCTGCTGGAGGAGCTGGGTGAACCACTGCTTTCATCGACGCTGCTGCTGCCCGACGAGCCCTACCCGCTGACCGATGCCTGGGAGATCCGCGAGCGCCTGGAACATGCGGTCGATCTGGTGATCGAAGGGGGGTATTGCGGCATGGAGCCGACCACGGTGGTCGACCTGTCCGGCGATGCACCCGTGATCATCCGCCAGGGCAAGGGCGAGGCCGCTGTCTTCGGTCTTTGA